The following are encoded together in the Streptomyces rapamycinicus NRRL 5491 genome:
- a CDS encoding MerR family transcriptional regulator encodes MTVMESAPVKARKNCAGRVGHPRPTGQDRYSISEVVAHTGLTAHTLRWYERIGLMPHVDRTHTGQRRFTNRDLDWLDLVGKLRLTGMPVADMVRYAELVREGEHTFAEREELLTTHRENVRERIVELQSTLEVLDFKIDVYADARRASERFDPV; translated from the coding sequence ATGACCGTGATGGAGAGCGCCCCGGTGAAGGCGCGGAAGAACTGCGCGGGGAGGGTAGGCCACCCCCGGCCCACCGGGCAGGACCGGTACTCGATCAGTGAGGTCGTCGCCCACACCGGGCTGACGGCGCACACCCTGCGCTGGTACGAGCGGATCGGGCTGATGCCGCATGTGGACCGTACGCACACCGGCCAGCGCCGCTTCACCAACCGCGACCTGGACTGGCTCGACCTCGTCGGCAAGCTGCGGCTGACCGGGATGCCGGTCGCGGACATGGTCCGCTACGCCGAGCTGGTGCGGGAGGGCGAGCACACCTTCGCCGAGCGCGAGGAGCTGCTGACCACGCACCGCGAGAACGTGCGGGAGCGGATCGTCGAGCTCCAGAGCACGCTCGAAGTCCTCGACTTCAAGATCGATGTCTACGCTGACGCCCGGAGGGCGTCGGAGAGGTTTGACCCAGTATGA